The sequence below is a genomic window from Wyeomyia smithii strain HCP4-BCI-WySm-NY-G18 chromosome 1, ASM2978416v1, whole genome shotgun sequence.
CAAACGCATATAAAAAATGCGATCAACAACGTCAGTAGTGACCGGTCCAGCTCTGTCAGTATTTACACTGTAAACGAGAACGACGAAACACTGTTCCGAACCACAAAATATCTGCAGTATATTATGAAATTCATAATTCGATCGCGAATTTTGTTTTCCGACTTAAATCAGGGCAAGGATCGTGAGCTGTTTGAAACGATGCTGGAAGATTTACTGGAATCATTCACCGAGTTGATCAAGTATCAGAACGATCTCTTGAAATCGCAAGGAGCATTGCTAAAATATCTGCACATAATCGCTTCTGACCTGATGCAAGTTTACGATCCTATAAAACTGAGCAAACGGATAGTGGACATTATCTCTAATGTCCCCACTGGCCGATTGAACCAATCCAAGATGACATGTATCAAAGATGTGGTAGATTCCAAACTGTTTAAATTGCCCCAGTGTAGGGCCATTCTGCTGCCAATGTTTTGCCGGCAGATCAAGGATAAACTGGAGAGCAAAGAAGAGGTAAGCTTTTCCATAGTTTCCGCAAGTCAATAATGATTGCTGCATGagaataaatgttgtgaatgtttttttcattttctgcgATGCACTTATTGCTCGAAGCAACAGCCAGCACCTTTTCAAGCTCTTATATTTTATTGTATATCTTTCGTTGAATTTTTACTCGTTTCTCCTGCTATGTGTTTGTATTACTGTTTTGACGCGTACTGATGTTATGTGCGCCTGTGTTTTGCGTCCCCGTGATCTATTCCATCCGCTGCTAGTGAATGTCGCCTATCCTTGTGCTAAATCGTGTGTTTACTTACATTTGCCTACATGCGTTACGTCATCCATACCATCATTTCATCGACATCAAGTTTATCGCCATGGGAAGATATAACATTAGCACTTGGTCAATAATTCAACCAATTCAACATTTGAGCGCACGCATATCATCGGAATCCTGGAATCCACAAGGTGTTTATACACAAAACCAAATCATTTCCTTCTATATCATCGAAACTCATCCTCATTCATTTAATCACTAGGTTTTGGTCTGTAGTTTCCCATTTATTTGTTTCCAATCGTTACATCCCATGTTAAGTTTCTGAATAAAATAAACCTATGTGTATATAAATTTCTCTCCCTGGCTATGACGTATTTCCTCTTTACATATCTATTAGTTATGAGAAGAGCAAAACtaacatttttgtaaaattaTATAACACTTCTTTGTGTTCTTTCATTCGAAATATTACTACAACTCTGGTTATTTAAAGACCAGTTGCATCAAAATCCAAAGAACAGCAAAATCTCAGTCTTAAATGCATTTACTAACACCCTAAATTCAGTTTTTACGTCGGGAAAGTATAGGTAAATAACTCTCATATTTCCAATCGGTTAGCTTCCAACTGCGGTGTGTTTGATATCGCGACTTATTACCAGAAGTAATAAACCTATCACATCATGTGACATGTGAAAATGTGTTATCAAAATATTAAAGTCTATTCAGGTCGGATTCCATACGATTGTATGAGAGCTGGTGAATGGCAGATTTCAAGCCATTTTTCCAGTCTTCGATTGAGTCTGTAGgccataaaaatttcaaattcattagAGGAGTTTTGAACgattgtataacaattcctcgaaaaccattccccagaaaataaaacgccgaagccttttccccagaaaacaaaatcccagaatgtaccaatcaccagaaaactgctacccagaaagtactaatccccagaaagttattatccggaatgaaccaatgcccagaaaactatttccagaaaataccgttttccagaaaactgttatccaaaaacgaagaaatatgcatttttatttttcaacatgaaaaaTCTGTTAAAACTGAGTTGTTGTATATCTGAAATGTATAACGATTCTATCATTTGAATCAACTTATTGTCAATACATTTGTTCTCTCATGGAGTAAATAAGTCAGCGCTTGACACCAGGCCATAGTCATAAAATAAGAAAACTTTCAGTAATCGTTTTTGGCTGAATGAACATCACAAGTCGACCACAAAAACACAGTAGCGAATTGATTTCTGAGGCTCCTTgaccaaaaatctaaaataccccTTCTTATTTTAATTCGGTTAATCTAGTTCACATGGGGGGCAGCCCCCTGCAGAAATTACCTCTGTTGATGCAACATCCACAagtatatattaaacgagcaaaagggaacccggttacaattccgaagcctgttgagtatacgtttgcattggcgtgctcaccggaaacggtagcgcctttgtaatcatggcaacatgaatccttttcttcgagaagccaacaagagttatcggaagagttttcttttctgtttaacagtcatactagccatggaagtctttcatagagagatatggttggacaggctggtagagcatggtattaaattgctgtgtcgatattATCTTCTTAaaccttgaaaatcgaagactggggcacgcaaactctcaacagcttgtaccgaatccgcagcaggtctccaaggtttagagtctctagtAGATAGATCAATGTAGTTAAGGGAAGTCggcaaattagatccgtaacttcgggataaggattggctctgGAGACTGGGATGACTCGGGCTACGGGGCTGCCGGGTCACGGGTCTGCGGTCGTTCTCCCGCTTCGCGCGGGTGTCGCGTCGTGGGCCTGCCAGCGCTTCTGCCTCAACGCACTCCGGGGCGTCCGGCCGTGTGGTGGTGTGGGCCACCCGTTCGTCCGCCCCGCGTGGGTGTGCGGTGCGCTCGCTCGCCCGCCGCGCCCGGGTTCATACGCTTCccggcttgggctgcagtcatcgataaacagtcaactcagaactggcacggctgagggaatccgaCTATCGAAATGAAACAAAGTGGCGAAATACCGATCGTTAATAGTGTTGTTTTGTAAAAACCTAAAGCTTGATACGTtgaagcaaggtttcgctaccatttttaatctagcctgtgtctctagaagggtacttaccccaccgttcccctcgataaatccggaacaaatATCCCCTTCcgtcccaaaaactatgataaatttgtgatcctttgaaaaaggttcgatcaaattcggttcggcaggtaaaagaatttcatattttcggctctggaggggtcaggtacgcaagtgttaattaaaaatgtcaaataatttagaatgttaacaatataataactgAATACTAATGTTTTTATCTGGTTACGGTGATGCTGGAgaatagttttctgggcattAGTGCATTCTGGGAAACGGTTTTCTGGTAACTAGTGCTTTCAGGGGTTTAGAATTCTGGTAACTAGTATATTCTGGGATTTGGTATTCTGGAGACTGGTTCATTCTGGGGAAAATCCTTCGAcactttattttctggggaatggtTTTCTAGGAAAAGTCGGACAACCGTTTTGAACATTCAACTATATTCAATTGAGCTTCATCAGATCAAGATTCTCCGGTTTAGTGTAGAATACTGGCCTCGTTAATCACAGTTCATAGGTGATCTTGATTTCGAATGTATACCATAAACTGTCATCAGAtcatcagttttgtttttaaattacaaGACTATACACTATATACAGTCGcattttacgcgggggatagtgccgcataaaaaaaaacgcgtaaattccgtaatCCGCGTAAATCCCAAGcgcgcgtaaaaaaccgcgtaaattccagaatccgcgtaaaaacattccggaatccgcgtgaaaaaaacgcgtaaattccgaaatccgtgtaaaaataagccgcgtaaaaagcgacctgtAGTCTACTGTGTTTATAAATCCACAGTTATATCGAGGGTTTCTTAAATGGTTTACCCATtttgttaaacaaaaaaaagaagatCTTGTTTTTGCTCTTCTGCTTTCGATGTCATGTGATATGTTCTTACTCTTAATTTGATTAAGCTCATATGCTTGTTGTTCTGTACTAATCCTGGTGTTTGAGTTCACCTTCCTAACAGCGCTAGCTTTgaaccaaaaacatcatatcaagaagactgggaactctgctgAAATCGAGCGACATCCGTGCTGGCGTTGCACAGGCAGAAAATCACATACGCACACGATGACTTCGTAGCGATGTAATTACCAACATTTCTATAACAAGCTACCACCTTcaatagatggagtgcgctgtttaaTTAGAGGCATGTCATCTGTgtgggatcgatccagagatgccagtcttcttgatatgatgtttttgttttAATATAAACCTCGGAGCAAATATATTTTAACAGTTTCAACTCTTTTTCATCCTTTTTATTCCCATTTGAAAAAATCCAATCGTTATCCCACACCCCGTCTGCCTCTCCTAATAACATTGATACTATTCTGGGTGGTTGGATTTCTTATCACCCACCTCATGATAACCAAAATCGATATCGGCATAAACAAAATCGAAATATGCATTACCGTGTGAATATCGGCTACCATACTTCCTCTTCCTAATTTTGTCGATCCCGATCTGATACCCGCGTTCCGGTTTGCCTGTGATTTCTACATAATTTTTGAACTCCCTGTTTCGATGATCGCGTGTAAAAAAATATCACGGAATCCGTCGTGTGTTACTACTTACTAAACTTGCCAACAAAACCTACAACGACCAACCCAATACGAATCGAACACACAGGGTGACTTTATGTTCGACATCCGGCAGCAGGAGAAAAATCTGATCAAGGCGGCCAAGGTGCTTGGGGAGAGCAAATCACAGCTGCACACGCGTGAAACCACTGCCAAGACGAAGGTATTTATCTGGGCACAATGCGACATGTAAGGGGGAGGGGATTGAGAAAAGGGGATATTTTAGTAGGCGTGTCAAGCTATAATATTGCCGCTGCGAACGCATGCATAGATGCGAGTGTCGTGTGCTTGTGTGCGTGTGATCGCTGCTGTAAAAGAATTCTCGCAGAGCAAAACAAAACTGAGAGTGCTGCTTTTCGGTGTGCATTTGATTTTACAAGCGTTTTATTTGCAGTTTTGTGTGCAGCAATACAACTGTTTCGAATAGCGACATCTACAATGACTACACAATTATTTCGAAAAGTTCCATATCCTAAATTACTTTTGTATGATTCTAAAAAGCCCTAAAATGGTAGTCATTGTTGATCCTATGGGCATGTTGGTACCCAAACTAACCTcttatttttcgctatcctcagGTTGCTGAATGTGTTAACATCATGAACAATATGCTGGAGTTGTTGTTTCACAGCGAAGAGGATATTGGTTCAACCGAAAATGATATCCGCGAGATTATGCAGATTTTGCTACGCACGGTAATACAGAGCTCGATTGCAATGGACCGTGATAATCCGCTGGTCGGTAATCTGGTCGCGATTATGCTCGGTATCTTCCGTAGTATGTCGGAGAGCCACTATCAGGCGTACGTAAGAAGCTTCCTTACGAGCTACGATCTGTTAGACTTCCTGATGGAGATTTTGTTGGTTTTCAAGGAATTGGTTTCAAAGCCGGTATTTCCAGTGGATTGGCTAGATATGATCATGCACCAGAATACTGTGATATTGGAGAGTCTGAGGCACTTTGCCGGAATTATAATGGAATGGTTCTTCTCACCATTCGAGAAGCAAGTCTGGTCGAACTATTTCCAGTGCTCGATTACCTTTCTTACTCAGCCTGCGTTGCAGCTTAATTTATTCAGCAGAACAAAACAATCGATGATTTTGAGTAACTATCGAGATATTCGTAGGGAGACAGCGTTCGAAATAAGAAAAATGTGGTTCAATTTGGGAGAGCACAAGATTATTTTTGTACCCCAGTTGGTTGGTCCGATCCTGGAGATGAGCATGATTCCGGAGCTAGAGTTGCGAAAAGCTTCTATTCCAATATTTTTTGACATGATGCAGTGTGAGTACTATAGTTCAAAGTACGTGATAGAGAGCTATGGGGATACGAAACGCAACACAAGTCATATAAAAGGAAATTTCAACGACTTTGAAAAGGAAATTATTGAAAAGCTTGATCATTACATTGAGGGTGGTTACGGAGATGAAGAGTTTAAGAATCTGTTTTATGAAATCATGTACGAGTCATGCAGCAATCACAACACTCTCAAATTGCCTGGAATACAATGTGTCAACGTGCTAACTCGTTTAATGGAAAAGCTACTGGAATATCGCTGTCTTATTCACGACGAAAGTAAGGAAAACCGGATGGCGTGCACGGTTAGTTTGCTCCAGTTTTATTCGGAGGTTAATCGTAAGGAAATGTACATTCGATACGTTAACAAACTGTGTGACCTTCACATGGAGTTCGATAACTTTACAGAAGCTGCTTATACACTTAAGCTGCACAGTAACGAGTTATACTGGGACGATTCTCCACTGTCTGCCCTACTAAAATCTAGCCGACATTTATCCTGTAGTACGCATTGGACACTGAAGGAGAAACTCTATCGGGATATTATCGATTTATTTGATCGTGGAAAAATGTGGGAGTCAGCTATTGATATGTGCAAAGAGCTGTCTCAGCAGTACGAGAATGAAATATACGATTATTTGAGTCTTGCTGAACTATACAAGAAGATGTCGCAGTTTTACGAAAAGATTCTACGCGAGAAGCGTTATGAATCCAACTACTACCGGGTGGCTTTCTACGGATTTGGGTTTCCGCAGTTTTTACGCAATCAGGAGTTCGTGTATCGTGGCAACGAATATGAAGACGCTGGGTCGTTTAATACGCGCATTCTCAGTCAGCATCCGCGAGCGGAACTGGTTCCGACCTTGAACCCTGGCCAGGAGATTCGTCAGAGCGAAGGTCAGTTCATTCAGATTGTTAAGGTGGATCCTGTCAGCCGTGATATTCGACTAGGAAGAGATAAGAAAAATATTGCGTCCAATATTGTAAGGTTCTATCAGTCGAACAATGTGTGCGAATTTCAGTTCTCCCGTCCAATCCGGGATTCGTGTGGGATTGGCGATGATATTGCTAACACTTCGTACGAGCGAACAATACTGAGAACGACGGATGCTCTGCCAGGGATTTTAAGGTGGTTTCCGGTGAAATCTTCTGAAACAGTGATGGTGAGTGTTATGAATGAAACGTTTTGTTCCAAATcagtaataaatttattttagttGAAGATTTCTCCTATCGAGATGGCCATCGAGACAGTGGAAGCGAAAAATCGATGTATTCGAGAGCTGGTGATTGAGCATCAAGCTGATCCGAACATTCCCATCCACTCACTCAGTGCGATCATCAACGGTGTCGTGGATGCAGCAGTTAACGGGGGTATTCCGATATACGAAGAGGCATTCCTTACACCGGAATATCTGATAAGATATCCGGATGATGATCATCTGGTAGCACGATTGAAAGATTTGATCGCCTCGCAGATTCCTTTGCTCGAGGTGGCTATTCTGGTGCACAAAATGAAAACTCCAGCTAGCTTACTACCATTCCACGATCGTTTGGAAAAGTGTTTCGCCAGTATTCAGACCAGCGTGGAGGAGAAGTATGGTAAGCGACAAACGGATATTAAGATTGATCGTGATAGCGAAGTGACGCTGAGGAGGCAGATATCGGCTCTGCCACAGGTTAGCATCGATTCTAGTCGGCTGTCGGAAACTAGTATTGGATCGTCGGAGTAAGTTACCGATTAACGGTAGTAGAGTTACGATtagttgtttatttacattttctCGATTTGCAGTAGTGGAATTTCCAAAAGCCAAAACAGCCGTCCAACTACTACCAGTTCAGGCGGATTCAAATCGACGTTGACTAATTTTGCTACGAACTTCAATACTGTCAACCTAGGGAGGTAAGGAATGTCAGCGAATTTGAATATTGGAATACTATTTAAAAATGTCACAATCGTATAGAGTCATTTGatatataaaaaagttattgatgAATGATGTTAGCCCGAAGGAAGCATTATAAGTAGGAAACCGAGGAGTTTAAAGTAATAGACTTGCTAAGCATTATAAGTAGAACCCGAAGAATTTAAAGCAATAGGCTTGCTTTGTTTTGCATAGTAGCAAGTTCGGTTTTTCTAGATATAATGCTAAACCTACTACTTTGCATCATTGATGTAATCGAAGAACTTGTCCATTTTGAAATCAGTTATCCCTCTTTCTATCGAGCTAATTGTATCGCTTTGCTTGCGTCTCTTTTTCATATCTAACATTAATTTTGTACATCGCCATTTCATCACCACCCTCTAGCGACTTTTTCGAGTTCGATCGGTTGAGCCTATCCAGCGTCAAGCTAGGAACCAACTCCAGCAAGCTGATATCCAACATCTCGACCAAGCTTGGCAGCAAACTTCGACAGTGTGTATTATTATATCTTCGCAAGAAGATTGTAGCGCAATTTGTGTTTTCCATAAAGGGAAAAgctaaaatcacgtttttttttgtatttttatgctTAATCGCTTCCATGTGATTTCTGCCTTCGCATCGATGCCTTCGGAAAACTCGCTGCCTACTAGATCGCTGCAAGCCCTGTAAAATTCTTCGAAAGAAGTCTGATCAGAATTGACCGCTTAGTAGATATTTAGATACATTATCACTACACCTTTGAAGCGAAATTTGAGTAATCTACTTTTTTCCTAAACAGTGATTGATTGGTCGAGTGTTTGCCGTGACCCACGTGCGTGTGTGGGTTCAAGCCTAACGTTTCCTTAGTTCTGAAACCTGGCCTCTGCATTTGAAACTCATAGTGTTTCACTCATGATTTTTATCTTCCAAGCACATACACGTTTCACGTGACTATTATAGTTTTAATGACAAACTGTTACGTGATTACTTGCTTTGATGACGTCAAGTGTTTTATCGCAAATTGCTACAAACCTATTCAAACTGCTTGTTTCTGCTCTTTTTCTTTCATCCTGGCCATTTGTACACATCGCAATGATACTGACCACAACGACTGAAGTAGACTTGATCTTTCGTCTCATTCGTTCCTTCATTCGAACGGGAAAATCATGTCCCAAAATATATTTTCGTTTCTACAACATTAACTAGAATTGTTTCTTGTATAACCGTATGAGTGAGTTACTTTATATCTGATTTCGTTATTCTGGATTTCTCTCGCCTTTCAGAGGTGATTTGGACAAggtttttctgtttattttcgggATGTGTTAGTTTGTGTTATCGTTAACCAAGCGTTTTttgttgtgttgattttgattgtttattttattatttttttaactatgTTTTGCTTAGAACATCTCTTGGAAGTTCTCCCGGTTCGAAGAGCAAGAAGGATAAGACGTTGACGAAGCGAAGATCAAGCCGAAAGGTGAGTTCGAAGACTATTTTTGTTTGAGTAACAATAGAAACCCACATTGATTGTTTGTAGGTGGATCGCGACTCGTTGACTCTGCCTGTTTCGAACAGTTTGTTCTACACGTCACCCATCACGTCAACGAGTGAGGTGGGAAGTAGTTGTAGTGATCGAGATAGTGCCATTTTGCACAGTGGACCGGCCAGTGTTAGTACACCGATCTGCTCAACGCCAACTGGGAGTATAAGTGGCGCTAGTTCCTTACCAGTGGTGGAGTTAACTGAGGAGGTAGGTTTACATTTGTAAGATTTTTTTCGGTATTAGATAGCTTTGCGAAACGAGAAATATACTGGCTCCATTTACCATCACTGTAGATTATAAATCTTATCTAATTATTGCTCTTCGAATTCGTTATAGCTTCACTCTAAACGTCCACTTCGTTCGGAAGTAGAGAAAGAGAAGCGTCTTTCGCGACCGCCGAGTGTTGTAACGCCTACACTCAGCATCAAAACGATTACCGGTGGTAGTGTGGATACTACTTCGCTTGGTTCTGCCGACAGTAGCAGCAATCGCAATTCGATAATAACCAATGGATCAACTACTTCAGAGGAAGATCTTGTGCCACCACCACTGCCAATGAAAACCCGTGACAGTGATTACAGTAACATTCCGTTAAATGACAGCGCTCTCCACAGACGGCTAACAGGTGTCGGTAGTCATTACGTTAGCTGTAAACCACTACCAGCTGTTCCGAATGCCGGCGAAACTACCACCGTAATTATCAATTCATGCTACGATATGGTTGAAACACGGAACAACAATGTGATCGTAATCGGAGCTTATGATGAGCGGAAAAGACCTCCGACTCCTCCGCCGAAACCAGCGAGAAATTCCAAGACATGAAAACAAAATGGCACCCAAGAAAACTGATAATCAAAATTGGTCAGTACAAAAATAGACCCCATTTGAAAATTACGGGGTGCGGTAGTGAGAATACGATCGATAGTTCCGGAGTCTAGGATGCACGTAGATAAAGCATTTTATACTGACGTGTAGTTAGAGTAATTTTAAGTATTGTCGTGTGAAACAAAGACTTTCTTATTGTTAAATCGTGGGAAATCTGCTCCATGCTAGGTCGACCATTGCAATtattgagcaaaaaaaaacattgcaaaGCCATTCATTTAATTTACGTTACGCAACTTCTAGCAGCAGGCAAAGCCACTGTATTCATatccaatcgatttattgacgaCAGTTAATTAGAATAAGGCGAATTTCGATCCAAATTTTTCTGGAGGATTTTCTACCTCCCTCGCAATTCACAAAGAACCAAAGACGATAAGACAAACACAGCTGTACATTGATTACCATTATTTTTGTCACGCGAATAAGTTTAGGAAGAATGTAGGTAGAAAATAACAACGTGCGAGAGCatcagaacaataaaaactgCAACATGAGCTTGCGGGAACCAGTTTTCCTATCTTTGGTAGGTTATCGTGATGCTAGGTTTGAAATAGTAA
It includes:
- the LOC129721650 gene encoding dedicator of cytokinesis protein 1 isoform X5; amino-acid sequence: MTVWKSVGDSKLLAIAKANYYESDKVHRLELDVGDTVVILQEAASWYYGYNKSFPHIRGIFPKCYVHTVDARSVKGGSSSNEQLVIIRSEIVEEITTVLKEWQHLYRRFYLQSHPDFKAIRLKMLELIRLRSQLLSGNLPVDEMKDIKLKATSEIDTGNKILRLDMVVRDDSGNILNIERTSTTQLYEHHLNAVDRIKRASTSTNKNRIVESMNRHSHNLLLSVHNFVCRLCEDTEILFTLYDGDDMKAITENYVVKWSRQGVAADLDQFNNIKVLFTDLSGNDLSRNRIFLVAYVVRVGAMDGKDTDSRRSSMANSVGNSSGGKAKGQLVNQISVPGSPGMGGSVAVTGSAAHEQQMRRPFGVATLDLKPIIKRSEDFKSDTQLKMPFIACEKESLESTLRKLITNKDLGDKSDSAIWISVDILHGDIKQVKEEYPHLVLGNVAFARKMGFPEVIFPGDVRNDLYLTLVGGEFSKGSKSSDKNIEVTAVVCNREGIAIPGVICYGGGSSVLNEYKSVIYYHDDKPKWNETFKIDVPIEEFKQCHLRFTFKHRSSNEVKDRTEKPFGLSYVKLMNDDGTTLQHKRHHLLVYKIDHKRFDHDTQYNYLQLPTLADELANISGGKPSVSGFSLASKDCFTIETNLCSTKLTQNVDILGLLNWSSRKEKMEESLNALMNVKGEEVVKFLQDILDALFNILVLNDDPPKYDNLVFRCLLRLIEIVYDLKYQHFQSVLDLYINESFSATLAYEKLINVVQTHIKNAINNVSSDRSSSVSIYTVNENDETLFRTTKYLQYIMKFIIRSRILFSDLNQGKDRELFETMLEDLLESFTELIKYQNDLLKSQGALLKYLHIIASDLMQVYDPIKLSKRIVDIISNVPTGRLNQSKMTCIKDVVDSKLFKLPQCRAILLPMFCRQIKDKLESKEEGDFMFDIRQQEKNLIKAAKVLGESKSQLHTRETTAKTKVAECVNIMNNMLELLFHSEEDIGSTENDIREIMQILLRTVIQSSIAMDRDNPLVGNLVAIMLGIFRSMSESHYQAYVRSFLTSYDLLDFLMEILLVFKELVSKPVFPVDWLDMIMHQNTVILESLRHFAGIIMEWFFSPFEKQVWSNYFQCSITFLTQPALQLNLFSRTKQSMILSNYRDIRRETAFEIRKMWFNLGEHKIIFVPQLVGPILEMSMIPELELRKASIPIFFDMMQCEYYSSKYVIESYGDTKRNTSHIKGNFNDFEKEIIEKLDHYIEGGYGDEEFKNLFYEIMYESCSNHNTLKLPGIQCVNVLTRLMEKLLEYRCLIHDESKENRMACTVSLLQFYSEVNRKEMYIRYVNKLCDLHMEFDNFTEAAYTLKLHSNELYWDDSPLSALLKSSRHLSCSTHWTLKEKLYRDIIDLFDRGKMWESAIDMCKELSQQYENEIYDYLSLAELYKKMSQFYEKILREKRYESNYYRVAFYGFGFPQFLRNQEFVYRGNEYEDAGSFNTRILSQHPRAELVPTLNPGQEIRQSEGQFIQIVKVDPVSRDIRLGRDKKNIASNIVRFYQSNNVCEFQFSRPIRDSCGIGDDIANTSYERTILRTTDALPGILRWFPVKSSETVMLKISPIEMAIETVEAKNRCIRELVIEHQADPNIPIHSLSAIINGVVDAAVNGGIPIYEEAFLTPEYLIRYPDDDHLVARLKDLIASQIPLLEVAILVHKMKTPASLLPFHDRLEKCFASIQTSVEEKYGKRQTDIKIDRDSEVTLRRQISALPQVSIDSSRLSETSIGSSDSGISKSQNSRPTTTSSGGFKSTLTNFATNFNTVNLGRLDLSSHSFLHSNGKIMSQNIFSFLQH
- the LOC129721650 gene encoding dedicator of cytokinesis protein 1 isoform X3; this encodes MTVWKSVGDSKLLAIAKANYYESDKVHRLELDVGDTVVILQEAASWYYGYNKSFPHIRGIFPKCYVHTVDARSVKGGSSSNEQLVIIRSEIVEEITTVLKEWQHLYRRFYLQSHPDFKAIRLKMLELIRLRSQLLSGNLPVDEMKDIKLKATSEIDTGNKILRLDMVVRDDSGNILNIERTSTTQLYEHHLNAVDRIKRASTSTNKNRIVESMNRHSHNLLLSVHNFVCRLCEDTEILFTLYDGDDMKAITENYVVKWSRQGVAADLDQFNNIKVLFTDLSGNDLSRNRIFLVAYVVRVGAMDGKDTDSRRSSMANSVGNSSGGKAKGQLVNQISVPGSPGMGGSVAVTGSAAHEQQMRRPFGVATLDLKPIIKRSEDFKSDTQLKMPFIACEKESLESTLRKLITNKDLGDKSDSAIWISVDILHGDIKQVKEEYPHLVLGNVAFARKMGFPEVIFPGDVRNDLYLTLVGGEFSKGSKSSDKNIEVTAVVCNREGIAIPGVICYGGGSSVLNEYKSVIYYHDDKPKWNETFKIDVPIEEFKQCHLRFTFKHRSSNEVKDRTEKPFGLSYVKLMNDDGTTLQHKRHHLLVYKIDHKRFDHDTQYNYLQLPTLADELANISGGKPSVSGFSLASKDCFTIETNLCSTKLTQNVDILGLLNWSSRKEKMEESLNALMNVKGEEVVKFLQDILDALFNILVLNDDPPKYDNLVFRCLLRLIEIVYDLKYQHFQSVLDLYINESFSATLAYEKLINVVQTHIKNAINNVSSDRSSSVSIYTVNENDETLFRTTKYLQYIMKFIIRSRILFSDLNQGKDRELFETMLEDLLESFTELIKYQNDLLKSQGALLKYLHIIASDLMQVYDPIKLSKRIVDIISNVPTGRLNQSKMTCIKDVVDSKLFKLPQCRAILLPMFCRQIKDKLESKEEGDFMFDIRQQEKNLIKAAKVLGESKSQLHTRETTAKTKVAECVNIMNNMLELLFHSEEDIGSTENDIREIMQILLRTVIQSSIAMDRDNPLVGNLVAIMLGIFRSMSESHYQAYVRSFLTSYDLLDFLMEILLVFKELVSKPVFPVDWLDMIMHQNTVILESLRHFAGIIMEWFFSPFEKQVWSNYFQCSITFLTQPALQLNLFSRTKQSMILSNYRDIRRETAFEIRKMWFNLGEHKIIFVPQLVGPILEMSMIPELELRKASIPIFFDMMQCEYYSSKYVIESYGDTKRNTSHIKGNFNDFEKEIIEKLDHYIEGGYGDEEFKNLFYEIMYESCSNHNTLKLPGIQCVNVLTRLMEKLLEYRCLIHDESKENRMACTVSLLQFYSEVNRKEMYIRYVNKLCDLHMEFDNFTEAAYTLKLHSNELYWDDSPLSALLKSSRHLSCSTHWTLKEKLYRDIIDLFDRGKMWESAIDMCKELSQQYENEIYDYLSLAELYKKMSQFYEKILREKRYESNYYRVAFYGFGFPQFLRNQEFVYRGNEYEDAGSFNTRILSQHPRAELVPTLNPGQEIRQSEGQFIQIVKVDPVSRDIRLGRDKKNIASNIVRFYQSNNVCEFQFSRPIRDSCGIGDDIANTSYERTILRTTDALPGILRWFPVKSSETVMLKISPIEMAIETVEAKNRCIRELVIEHQADPNIPIHSLSAIINGVVDAAVNGGIPIYEEAFLTPEYLIRYPDDDHLVARLKDLIASQIPLLEVAILVHKMKTPASLLPFHDRLEKCFASIQTSVEEKYGKRQTDIKIDRDSEVTLRRQISALPQVSIDSSRLSETSIGSSDSGISKSQNSRPTTTSSGGFKSTLTNFATNFNTVNLGSDFFEFDRLSLSSVKLGTNSSKLISNISTKLGSKLRQLDLSSHSFLHSNGKIMSQNIFSFLQH